A region from the Rosa rugosa chromosome 6, drRosRugo1.1, whole genome shotgun sequence genome encodes:
- the LOC133715468 gene encoding porphobilinogen deaminase, chloroplastic-like isoform X1 yields the protein MEALCSSASTCSCSSSLPLCPVNFSRASLKTPRTFGFPNCIRKHTHVTTSSLAIEQQSQNPKLALIKIGTRGSPLALAQAYQTKDKLIASHPHLAEEGAIEIVIIKTTGDKILSQPLADIGGKGLFTKEIDEALINGDIDIAVHSMKDVPTYLPDKTILPCNLPREDVRDAFICLTASSLAELPAGSVIGTASLRRKSQILHRYPLLKVEENFRGNVQTRLKKLNEKVVQATLLALAGLKRLNMEENVTSILSLDEMLPAVAQGAIGIACRSNDDKMAEYIAKLNHEETRLAVACERAFLLTLDGSCRTPIAGYASKDADGNCIFKGLVASPDGTRVLETSRKGLYAYKEMMEIGKDAGQELLKQAGPGFFGC from the exons ATGGAGGCCCTTTGTTCTTCTGCTTCtacttgttcttgttcttcatcTCTTCCTTTATGTCCAGTCAACTTCTCCCGCGCATCCCTCAAGACCCCTCGAACTTTCGGTTTTCCCAATTGCATCAGAAAACACACTCATGTCACGACATCCTCTTTGGCAATCGAGCAGCAGTCCCAAAATCCCAAACTCGCTCTCATCAAAATTGGCACCAGAGGAAG CCCACTAGCTCTTGCTCAAGCTTATCAAACAAAAGACAAGCTCATTGCATCGCATCCCCACTTAGCTGAAGAGGGTGCAATTGAAATAGTCATTATCAAAACTACTGGTGATAAGATACTAAGCCAGCCCCTGGCCGATATCGGCGGCAAGGGATTGTTCACCAAGGAAATCGATGAGGCATTGATAAACGGTGACATTGACATTGCTGTACACTCCATGAAAGATGTACCTACTTATCTACCAGACAAGACAATTTTGCCTTGCAACCTTCCCCGTGAGGATGTTCGTGATGCATTTATATGCTTAACTGCATCTTCACTAGCAGAACTGCCAGCTGGGAGTGTTATTGGTACTGCCTCACTTAGACGAAAGTCGCAGATACTCCATAGATATCCATTGCTTAAA GTAGAGGAGAACTTTCGGGGTAATGTCCAGACTAGGTTAAAGAAACTTAATGAGAAGGTAGTCCAAGCTACCTTATTGGCGTTAGCTGGGCTGAAACGCCTGAATATGGAGGAAAATGTAACTTCGATTCTCTCACTGGATGAAATGCTTCCAGCTGTCGCCCAAGGGGCAATTGGAATTGCCTGCCGGAGCAATGACGATAAAATG GCTGAATATATTGCCAAATTGAATCATGAAGAAACAAGACTAGCAGTTGCATGTGAGAGGGCATTTCTTTTGACCCTTGATGGGTCTTGCCGAACTCCTATTGCTGGATATGCCAGCAAAGATGCCGATGGTAATTGCATATTCAAAGGCTTGGTGGCTTCCCCTGATGGAACCCGCG
- the LOC133718682 gene encoding F-box/LRR-repeat protein At4g14103-like, with protein MMLCKKLWSDRFSNLPDDVAHHILSFLGVRDLASVGAVSKRCREFYLSVPSVNIDASCYLHAVPLVNLDASCYLKTSSKLGALMCFWDRYMFQRGVNKMQRFYINWTFFTRGIANKDSVEQYRINSWIHNAVRCNVEELNLNFTACGGFTFVLPSCLYQSQSFKSLVLNLKCLDEMTLEAPPVSLSCNLRYLQLTSVRIADEKFCKWISSSCKCIKELQLIQVKGIKNITIQSSSLESFTFVGMDLVDLNISGQKLRSIEIKWNFYSSPGYCSLNISAPNLEDLTWAGKVLNSQNLGKLLNLKRAFIALEPTVDDNLSEVFSSICRTKDLGINENTMKAMFKDCFMQAPLDDIRRLGLQLPSFSNDIVPITASLLRRTGYLNSLVLMSSKPSRSDSKSISSSGFDMGYWKLQNLTFVYQLEDLRIDLSSGSNEIEFAKYILENAPNLKKIVIRHHPGSQQSNIVVGKVTRCKIISRAIIVIQEIR; from the exons ATGATGTTGTGCAAGAAGTTATGGTCAGACAGATTTAGTAATCTTCCGGACGACGTTGCTCATCATATTCTGTCCTTCCTCGGTGTCAGAGATCTCGCTTCTGTAGGGGCTGTGTCCAAAAGGTGTAGAGAATTTTACCTCTCAGTACCATCAGTGAATATTGATGCAAGTTGTTATCTCCATGCAGTTCCATTAGTGAATCTTGATGCAAGTTGTTATCTAAAAACCAGCAGCAAGTTAGGAGCGCTGATGTGTTTCTGGGATAGATACATGTTTCAGCGTGGTGTTAATAAGATGCAACGCTTTTACATTAATTGGACTTTCTTCACACGCGGCATTGCGAATAAAGACTCTGTGGAGCAATATCGAATAAACTCTTGGATTCATAACGCAGTAAGGTGTAATGTTGAAGAGCTTAACCTTAATTTCACAGCATGTGGTGGATTCACGTTTGTGCTGCCATCTTGCCTATATCAGTCACAATCTTTCAAGTCTCTAGTATTAAATTTAAAATGCTTGGATGAGATGACTCTTGAAGCACCACCAGTATCTCTTTCCTGCAATCTCCGTTACTTGCAGTTGACTTCTGTTAGAATAGCAGATGAAAAGTTTTGCAAGTGGATCTCCTCTAGCTGCAAATGCATTAAGGAATTACAGCTTATTCAAGTTAAAGGGATTAAAAATATTACCATTCAAAGCTCGTCTTTGGAGTCATTTACTTTTGTTGGTATGGACCTGGTCGACCTTAATATCTCCGGTCAGAAGCTTAGAAGTATTGAAATAAAGTGGAACTTTTATTCTTCACCTGGGTACTGCTCATTGAATATATCTGCTCCAAATCTGGAAGATTTAACATGGGCGGGCAAGGTCTTGAATAGCCAAAATCTGGGCAAATTACTGAATTTAAAAAGAGCTTTCATTGCTCTTGAGCCTACGGTAGATGACAATTTATCTGAGGTCTTTTCTAGTATATGTAGGACTAAAGATCTTGGTATAAATGAGAACACCATGAAG GCTATGTTCAAAGACTGTTTCATGCAAGCACCATTAGATGACATTCGTCGCCTGGGTCTTCAACTTCCGAGCTTCAGTAATGACATAGTTCCAATAACGGCCTCTCTTCTCAGAAGAACTGGTTATCTGAATAGCTTGGTACTGATGAGTTCTAAACCTTCTAGATCGGACTCTAAATCTATA TCTTCATCTGGATTTGATATGGGATACTGGAAATTGCAAAACCTCACTTTCGTTTACCAGCTGGAGGATTTGCGCATAGACCTCTCCAGCGGGTCTAATGAAATTGAGTTTGCAAAGTACATTCTCGAGAATGCTCCGAATTTGAAGAAGATCGTGATCCGCCATCATCCGGGATCCCAACAATCAAATATCGTAGTTGGGAAGGTGACCAGATGCAAGATCATTTCGAGAGCCATTATTGTGATCCAGGAAATTCGGTGA
- the LOC133718683 gene encoding uncharacterized protein LOC133718683 isoform X1 produces MDNNHQAGHELISMTYTWTIDNFSKLKTQKHYSDGFVVGDFKWRIVVYPKGSNGKQYLSMYLNVADASKLPSGWSRYAEFTLTVVNQFNGDKSITIDTQHQFSAKKSDWGFTSFMPLSELFDQNEGYIVDDICIVEAEVAVSKADIKVLKDQETAFLEQELQSQSSDVDSVKYSESSTAHTSLCYEQMLADAPNSDPVRTNVDSVHVPPLKIEPRSDQVLPYQEADSPVGPPIVEEGDESPSTPVSEIINFRGLGKIDEAFVPLLEEVCLWHPSLISCQRKRSRMFSEWAFTALGRLLHFLNTTKVQDMMEDSCEHDPCEHLQVLWEEVETFRFDLSWLEPFVQSALGMKKFGEKEGVLKKLTGDVVALETEMKRLRRRLAVAELDHAVAKIDLAKAEVSFGEANMNSKLGYGRH; encoded by the exons ATGGATAATAACCATCAAGCGGGTCATGAGCTTATATCCATGACGTACACATGGACTATCGACAACTTCTCTAAgctcaaaacccagaaacactaCTCTGATGGCTTCGTCGTCGGCGATTTCAAATG GCGGATTGTGGTGTACCCAAAGGGGAGCAATGGAAAGCAATACTTGTCCATGTACTTGAATGTTGCGGATGCTTCAAAGTTACCATCTGGGTGGAGTAGATATGCCGAATTCACCTTGACTGTCGTTAATCAATTTAACGGCGACAAGTCGATAACAATAG ACACTCAGCATCAGTTTAGTGCAAAAAAAAGTGACTGGGGCTTCACATCATTCATGCCTCTGAGTGAGCTTTTTGACCAGAATGAAGGGTATATCGTGGATGACATATGTATTGTTGAAGCTGAGGTTGCAGTCAGTAAAGCTGACATTAAGGTCCTAAAAGACCAAGAAACTGCCTTTCTTGAGCAGGAACTTCAAAGTCAGTCTTCAGATGTGGATTCTGTGAAATATTCAGAATCTTCAACAGCACATACATCACTTTGTTATGAACAGATGCTTGCTGATGCACCAAATTCTGACCCTGTTCGAACAAATGTTGATTCTGTGCATGTTCCACCCTTGAAAATAGAACCGAGATCTGATCAAGTGCTTCCTTACCAGGAGGCTGATAGCCCAGTTGGCCCTCCCATAGTCGAGGAAGGCGATGAATCTCCCTCCACCCCAGTTAGCGAGATCATCAATTTCAGGGGATTAGGGAAAATAGATGAAGCTTTTGTTCCACTGCTGGAAGAAGTCTGTTTGTGGCATCCTTCGTTGATTAGCTGCCAGAGGAAGAGAAGTCGCATGTTTAGTGAATGGGCATTCACAGCTTTGGGTCGACTATTGCATTTTCTGAACACTACAAAGGTTCAGGATATGATGGAGGATTCATGTGAACATGATCCATGTGAGCATCTTCAAGTTTTGTGGGAGGAGGTTGAGACCTTCAGATTTGACTTGAGTTGGCTGGAGCCTTTTGTTCAATCAGCTTTGGGAATGAAGAAGTTTGGGGAGAAGGAAGGAGTATTAAAAAAACTCACAGGGGATGTTGTTGCTTTGGAGACTGAAATGAAGAGGTTAAGGCGGAGGCTAGCTGTTGCCGAGCTAGATCACGCGGTTGCAAAAATTGACCTGGCAAAGGCAGAGGTAAGCTTTGGTGAGGCAAATATGAACAGCAAGCTTGGTTATGGGAGGCATTAG
- the LOC133718683 gene encoding uncharacterized protein LOC133718683 isoform X2, protein MYLNVADASKLPSGWSRYAEFTLTVVNQFNGDKSITIDTQHQFSAKKSDWGFTSFMPLSELFDQNEGYIVDDICIVEAEVAVSKADIKVLKDQETAFLEQELQSQSSDVDSVKYSESSTAHTSLCYEQMLADAPNSDPVRTNVDSVHVPPLKIEPRSDQVLPYQEADSPVGPPIVEEGDESPSTPVSEIINFRGLGKIDEAFVPLLEEVCLWHPSLISCQRKRSRMFSEWAFTALGRLLHFLNTTKVQDMMEDSCEHDPCEHLQVLWEEVETFRFDLSWLEPFVQSALGMKKFGEKEGVLKKLTGDVVALETEMKRLRRRLAVAELDHAVAKIDLAKAEVSFGEANMNSKLGYGRH, encoded by the exons ATGTACTTGAATGTTGCGGATGCTTCAAAGTTACCATCTGGGTGGAGTAGATATGCCGAATTCACCTTGACTGTCGTTAATCAATTTAACGGCGACAAGTCGATAACAATAG ACACTCAGCATCAGTTTAGTGCAAAAAAAAGTGACTGGGGCTTCACATCATTCATGCCTCTGAGTGAGCTTTTTGACCAGAATGAAGGGTATATCGTGGATGACATATGTATTGTTGAAGCTGAGGTTGCAGTCAGTAAAGCTGACATTAAGGTCCTAAAAGACCAAGAAACTGCCTTTCTTGAGCAGGAACTTCAAAGTCAGTCTTCAGATGTGGATTCTGTGAAATATTCAGAATCTTCAACAGCACATACATCACTTTGTTATGAACAGATGCTTGCTGATGCACCAAATTCTGACCCTGTTCGAACAAATGTTGATTCTGTGCATGTTCCACCCTTGAAAATAGAACCGAGATCTGATCAAGTGCTTCCTTACCAGGAGGCTGATAGCCCAGTTGGCCCTCCCATAGTCGAGGAAGGCGATGAATCTCCCTCCACCCCAGTTAGCGAGATCATCAATTTCAGGGGATTAGGGAAAATAGATGAAGCTTTTGTTCCACTGCTGGAAGAAGTCTGTTTGTGGCATCCTTCGTTGATTAGCTGCCAGAGGAAGAGAAGTCGCATGTTTAGTGAATGGGCATTCACAGCTTTGGGTCGACTATTGCATTTTCTGAACACTACAAAGGTTCAGGATATGATGGAGGATTCATGTGAACATGATCCATGTGAGCATCTTCAAGTTTTGTGGGAGGAGGTTGAGACCTTCAGATTTGACTTGAGTTGGCTGGAGCCTTTTGTTCAATCAGCTTTGGGAATGAAGAAGTTTGGGGAGAAGGAAGGAGTATTAAAAAAACTCACAGGGGATGTTGTTGCTTTGGAGACTGAAATGAAGAGGTTAAGGCGGAGGCTAGCTGTTGCCGAGCTAGATCACGCGGTTGCAAAAATTGACCTGGCAAAGGCAGAGGTAAGCTTTGGTGAGGCAAATATGAACAGCAAGCTTGGTTATGGGAGGCATTAG